One part of the Streptomyces sp. NBC_00286 genome encodes these proteins:
- a CDS encoding bifunctional DNA primase/polymerase, whose amino-acid sequence MSAEFGRRSSGGQGRISQWLRGRRRPSTSDAADDTSREELLLAAAGAGLPLAPAAHPSGYRCSCDRVGCPTPARHPVSFAWQTQSTTDRAQIERWARHQPQANFITATGMVHDVLDVPLDAGREALERLLASGIEVGPVAESGGDRMLFFTATRGTPEDEDEWWPCELDCHPETMDEHPGLRWHCRGSYVLVPPAQLPGDLSVTWVRGPEHPLPDPLTLLEILTDECGRYAGAQPEHLAWPLRG is encoded by the coding sequence ATGAGCGCAGAGTTCGGCCGCCGTTCGAGCGGCGGGCAGGGCAGGATCTCCCAGTGGCTGCGCGGCCGCCGACGTCCCTCGACGAGCGATGCCGCCGACGACACCAGCCGTGAGGAACTGCTCCTCGCCGCCGCAGGCGCCGGGCTGCCGCTCGCGCCCGCCGCCCACCCCTCCGGCTACCGGTGCTCCTGCGACCGCGTCGGCTGTCCCACCCCCGCCCGGCACCCCGTGTCGTTCGCCTGGCAGACCCAGTCCACGACCGACCGCGCGCAGATCGAGCGGTGGGCCCGGCATCAACCGCAGGCCAACTTCATCACCGCGACGGGGATGGTTCACGACGTACTCGATGTGCCCCTCGACGCGGGTCGTGAGGCGCTGGAGCGGCTGCTCGCCTCCGGGATCGAGGTCGGGCCCGTGGCCGAGTCCGGCGGTGACCGGATGCTCTTCTTCACGGCGACGCGTGGTACGCCTGAGGACGAGGACGAGTGGTGGCCCTGTGAGCTGGACTGTCATCCCGAGACGATGGATGAGCATCCGGGGTTGCGGTGGCACTGCCGTGGGTCGTACGTGCTGGTGCCGCCCGCGCAGCTTCCCGGTGACCTTTCGGTCACGTGGGTGCGCGGGCCTGAGCATCCGCTCCCGGATCCGCTGACGCTGCTCGAGATCCTTACGGATGAGTGCGGCCGGTACGCGGGGGCGCAGCCGGAGCACTTGGCTTGGCCCTTGCGGGGCTGA
- a CDS encoding ATP-binding cassette domain-containing protein, translating to MTRIDNNPSARAGSAVTVRGLVKHYGETKALDGVDLDVREGSVMGVLGPNGAGKTTLVRILSTLIQPDAGQATVAGYDVVRQPRQLRRVIGLTGQYASVDEKLPGWENLYMIGRLLDLPRKDARSRADELLERFSLTDAAKRPVNTYSGGMRRRLDLAASMMGQPTVLYLDEPTTGLDPRTRNEVWTEIKRMVGDGVTVLLTTQYMEEAEQLASELTVVDHGKVIANGAIDELKAKVGGRSLRIRPADPLELRPLAGALDELGITGLASTTVDSANGTLLVPILSDEQLTAVVGAVTVRGITIASITTELPSLDEVFLSLTGHRASAPQDAVPTDAREEVSV from the coding sequence ATGACGCGAATCGACAACAACCCCAGCGCCCGCGCAGGCAGTGCGGTCACCGTGCGGGGACTGGTCAAGCACTACGGCGAGACCAAGGCACTGGACGGCGTGGACCTGGACGTACGCGAGGGCTCAGTGATGGGCGTGCTCGGGCCGAACGGTGCCGGCAAGACCACCCTCGTACGGATCCTGTCCACCCTCATCCAGCCCGACGCCGGCCAGGCGACCGTCGCCGGCTACGACGTCGTACGGCAGCCCCGCCAGCTGCGCCGCGTGATAGGCCTCACCGGCCAGTACGCCTCCGTCGACGAAAAGCTCCCCGGCTGGGAGAACCTCTACATGATCGGCCGCCTGCTCGACCTGCCCCGCAAGGACGCAAGGTCCCGCGCGGACGAGCTGCTGGAGCGCTTCTCGCTCACCGATGCGGCGAAGCGGCCGGTGAACACGTACTCCGGAGGGATGCGGCGGCGCCTGGACCTGGCCGCGTCGATGATGGGGCAGCCGACCGTGCTGTATCTCGACGAACCGACCACCGGCCTCGACCCCCGCACCCGTAACGAGGTGTGGACGGAGATCAAGCGCATGGTCGGCGACGGCGTGACCGTACTGCTCACCACCCAGTACATGGAGGAGGCTGAGCAGCTCGCCTCCGAGCTGACCGTCGTGGACCACGGCAAGGTCATCGCGAACGGCGCCATCGACGAGCTGAAGGCGAAGGTCGGCGGCCGCTCCCTGCGGATCCGCCCGGCCGACCCGCTCGAGCTGCGCCCGCTGGCCGGCGCGCTCGACGAGCTGGGTATCACCGGGCTTGCCAGCACGACGGTGGACAGCGCGAACGGCACCCTCCTCGTGCCGATCCTCAGCGACGAGCAGCTGACCGCCGTGGTCGGCGCGGTCACCGTACGCGGGATCACGATCGCCTCGATCACCACCGAACTGCCCAGCCTGGACGAGGTGTTCCTGTCCCTCACCGGCCACCGCGCGAGCGCCCCGCAGGACGCCGTGCCCACCGACGCCCGCGAAGAGGTCTCCGTATGA
- the argS gene encoding arginine--tRNA ligase, protein MTPADLAAAISYGVHTAIQSGRISAAVPKEIRVERPRHRSHGDYSTNVAMQLAKSAGLPARAVAEVLAPLVSAAAGVAKAEVAGPGFLNITLESAAIGALARDIVLAGDAYGRTDRLEGLRLNVEFVSANPTGPVHIGGARWAVVGDVLARLLEAAGADVSREYYFNDAGVQIDRFARSLLAAAQGSPVPEDGYSGAYIEEIAAAVLRRRPAALELPESEALAAFRTEGTTLMFDEIKTSLAAFGTRFDVYFNEKDLHDQGDLDAAVARLREGGHVFEDKGAVWLRTTDFGDDKDRVLVKSDGSWTYFTADCAYYLNKRSRGFERVVIMLGADHSGYVGRMRAMAACFGDDPDTHLEILIGQLVNLVKDGEPVRMSKRAGTVLTLDDLVEAVGVDAARYALARASVDAMIDLDIDLLTRRSNDNPVYYVQYAHTRPCAVQRRAEEAGIEKGTPQDFDPSLLTHEREADLLGMLAEFPQVVATAATLREPHRVAHYLEQLAGTYHRFYDACRVLPRAGEDPDDRTRARLWLTDASRLVLSNGLQLLGVSAPERM, encoded by the coding sequence GTGACTCCAGCAGATCTCGCGGCCGCCATCTCCTACGGCGTACACACGGCCATCCAGTCCGGACGCATCTCAGCAGCGGTGCCCAAGGAGATCCGCGTGGAACGCCCCCGCCACCGCAGCCACGGCGACTACTCGACCAACGTCGCCATGCAACTCGCCAAGTCCGCGGGTCTGCCAGCCCGTGCCGTCGCCGAAGTGCTGGCCCCGCTGGTGAGCGCGGCCGCCGGAGTAGCGAAGGCCGAGGTCGCGGGCCCCGGATTCCTCAACATCACGCTGGAGAGCGCGGCGATCGGCGCCCTCGCGCGCGACATCGTCCTGGCCGGTGACGCCTATGGCCGCACGGACCGGCTCGAAGGCCTTCGGCTCAATGTGGAGTTCGTCTCGGCGAACCCCACCGGGCCGGTGCACATCGGCGGGGCCCGGTGGGCGGTCGTGGGCGATGTGCTCGCCCGGCTGCTCGAGGCAGCGGGCGCAGACGTGTCGCGGGAGTACTACTTCAACGATGCCGGCGTGCAGATCGACCGTTTCGCCCGCTCGCTGCTCGCCGCGGCGCAGGGCTCGCCGGTGCCCGAGGACGGCTACAGCGGGGCGTACATCGAGGAGATTGCCGCAGCGGTACTGCGTCGGCGGCCCGCGGCCCTGGAACTGCCGGAGTCCGAGGCTCTTGCCGCCTTCCGGACGGAGGGCACGACGCTGATGTTCGACGAGATCAAGACGTCGCTCGCCGCGTTCGGTACCCGCTTCGACGTCTACTTCAACGAGAAGGACCTGCACGACCAGGGGGACCTGGACGCTGCTGTCGCCCGCCTGCGGGAGGGCGGTCACGTCTTCGAGGACAAGGGCGCGGTCTGGCTGCGCACCACGGACTTCGGTGACGACAAGGACCGGGTCCTGGTGAAGAGCGACGGGTCCTGGACGTACTTCACCGCGGACTGCGCGTACTACCTGAACAAGCGGTCCCGGGGCTTCGAGCGGGTCGTCATCATGCTCGGCGCCGACCACTCGGGCTATGTGGGCCGGATGCGGGCCATGGCGGCCTGCTTCGGTGACGACCCTGACACGCACCTGGAGATCCTGATCGGCCAGCTGGTCAACCTGGTCAAGGACGGGGAGCCGGTCCGGATGAGCAAGCGGGCGGGCACCGTCCTCACCCTCGACGACCTGGTCGAGGCGGTCGGCGTGGACGCCGCGCGGTATGCGCTCGCGCGGGCCAGCGTGGACGCGATGATCGACCTCGACATCGACCTGCTCACCCGGCGGTCGAACGACAACCCCGTCTACTACGTCCAATACGCGCACACGCGGCCGTGCGCCGTACAGCGCAGGGCGGAGGAAGCCGGGATCGAGAAGGGCACACCGCAGGACTTCGACCCCTCCCTGCTCACCCACGAGCGGGAGGCCGACCTGCTGGGCATGCTGGCCGAGTTCCCGCAGGTCGTGGCCACCGCCGCCACGCTGCGCGAGCCGCACCGGGTCGCGCACTACCTGGAGCAGCTGGCCGGCACGTACCACCGCTTCTACGACGCCTGCCGGGTCCTGCCGCGGGCCGGCGAGGACCCGGACGACCGCACCCGGGCCAGGCTGTGGCTGACGGACGCCAGCAGGCTGGTGCTGAGCAACGGGCTCCAGTTGCTCGGGGTCTCGGCACCGGAACGAATGTGA
- a CDS encoding Bcr/CflA family multidrug efflux MFS transporter, whose protein sequence is MPEQGGTRRDEDGQGGQEDGKGHMPGAAIASATGAAAADAIPSPRASVEPGVRPPGARRSVGLLVTLILGGLTAVPPLSMDMYLPALPEVTDSLHAPAATVQLTLTACLAGMALGQLVVGPMSDKWGRRRPLMVGLLIYIVATAVCAFAPTIELLVAFRLLQGLAGAAGIVIARAVVRDLYDGVDMARFFSTLMLISGVAPIIAPLIGGQVLRITDWRGVFYILAAVGVVLTVVVWRLLPETLAPEQRHSGGVAEALRTMRGLLADRVFTGYMLTGGFAFAALFAYVSASPFVIQEIYGASPQTFSILFGVNSVGLVLFGQINGKILVGRVSLDKVLSAGLAIVTAASAALLLMAAGAFGEVGLVPISVGLFVLMSAMGLCLPNTNALALMRTLHAAGSASALLGTSSFLVGAIATPLVGIAGEHTAVPMAVVQLACALVAVGCFMGLCRPWQRRAELKGEDS, encoded by the coding sequence TCGGCTACGGGAGCGGCCGCCGCGGACGCGATCCCTTCGCCCCGGGCGAGTGTGGAACCGGGCGTACGGCCGCCGGGCGCCCGCCGCTCCGTAGGCCTGCTCGTCACGCTCATCCTCGGTGGCCTCACCGCCGTACCGCCGCTGTCCATGGACATGTACCTCCCGGCGCTCCCGGAGGTCACCGACTCGCTGCACGCGCCCGCGGCCACCGTGCAGTTGACGCTCACCGCGTGCCTCGCGGGGATGGCGCTCGGGCAGCTGGTCGTCGGGCCGATGAGCGACAAATGGGGGCGCAGGCGGCCGTTGATGGTGGGGCTGCTGATCTACATCGTCGCCACCGCCGTCTGCGCGTTCGCACCCACCATCGAACTGCTCGTCGCCTTCCGGCTGCTCCAGGGGCTCGCGGGCGCGGCCGGGATCGTGATCGCGCGGGCCGTCGTACGCGATCTGTACGACGGCGTGGACATGGCGCGGTTCTTCTCCACGCTCATGCTGATCTCCGGAGTCGCGCCGATCATCGCGCCGCTCATCGGCGGACAGGTGCTGCGGATCACCGACTGGCGGGGCGTCTTCTACATCCTGGCGGCTGTCGGCGTCGTACTGACCGTCGTCGTCTGGCGTCTGCTGCCCGAGACGCTCGCGCCGGAACAACGGCACAGCGGAGGCGTCGCGGAAGCCCTGCGCACCATGCGCGGACTGCTCGCCGACCGCGTCTTCACCGGCTACATGCTCACCGGTGGCTTCGCCTTCGCCGCGCTCTTCGCGTACGTCTCGGCCTCGCCGTTCGTGATCCAGGAGATCTACGGCGCCTCTCCGCAGACGTTCAGCATCCTCTTCGGCGTCAACTCGGTCGGCCTCGTGCTGTTCGGCCAGATCAACGGCAAGATCCTCGTCGGCCGGGTCAGCCTCGACAAGGTGCTCTCGGCCGGACTCGCGATCGTCACCGCCGCGTCGGCCGCGCTGCTGCTGATGGCGGCGGGAGCCTTCGGCGAGGTGGGCCTCGTACCGATCTCCGTAGGCCTGTTCGTGCTGATGTCCGCGATGGGCCTGTGCCTGCCCAACACCAACGCACTCGCCCTGATGCGCACCCTGCACGCCGCGGGCTCCGCGTCCGCGCTGCTCGGCACCTCCTCCTTCCTCGTCGGCGCGATCGCCACACCCCTGGTGGGCATCGCCGGCGAACACACGGCCGTCCCGATGGCCGTCGTCCAACTGGCCTGCGCACTGGTGGCCGTGGGCTGCTTCATGGGACTGTGCCGTCCCTGGCAGCGACGCGCGGAGCTGAAAGGAGAGGACAGCTGA
- a CDS encoding biliverdin-producing heme oxygenase, whose product MNSSSTPFSTLIRTASHEQHVEAETSTFMSDLLGGRLGVDAYARYTEQLWFVYRALEEGAERLSGDSVAGPFIQPELLRLAALERDLAHLRGADWRAGLTALPATEEYARRVTECAVTWPGGYVAHHYTRYLGDLSGGQIIRDKAEKTWGFARKGDGVRFYVFERIANPAAFKRGYRELLDGVRADDLEKQRIVAECKRAFALNSAVFSALGEEFRVSA is encoded by the coding sequence ATGAACTCGTCGAGTACACCGTTCTCGACGCTCATCCGCACGGCGTCGCATGAGCAGCATGTGGAGGCGGAGACGTCGACGTTCATGAGCGACCTGCTCGGTGGGCGGCTCGGTGTGGACGCTTACGCGCGTTACACCGAGCAGTTGTGGTTTGTGTATCGGGCGCTGGAGGAGGGGGCGGAGCGGTTGTCTGGCGACTCGGTCGCCGGGCCTTTTATCCAGCCCGAGTTGCTGCGGCTTGCTGCGCTCGAGCGGGATCTTGCGCACTTGCGTGGCGCCGACTGGCGGGCCGGGCTTACGGCGTTGCCTGCGACGGAGGAGTACGCACGGCGCGTGACGGAGTGCGCGGTCACCTGGCCGGGGGGCTATGTCGCCCACCACTACACGCGTTATCTCGGTGATCTCTCCGGGGGGCAGATCATCCGTGACAAGGCGGAGAAGACGTGGGGGTTTGCGCGCAAGGGTGACGGGGTGCGGTTTTACGTGTTTGAGCGGATCGCCAACCCGGCGGCGTTCAAGCGGGGTTATCGCGAACTGCTGGACGGTGTTCGCGCCGATGACTTGGAGAAGCAGCGGATTGTTGCTGAGTGCAAGCGGGCGTTCGCGCTTAACAGCGCGGTCTTTTCTGCGTTGGGGGAAGAGTTTCGCGTCAGCGCGTGA
- a CDS encoding PhzF family phenazine biosynthesis protein — MTDYDVLRVFCGPGERHGNALAVVRDGSRMPQRDDRQAFAAQLGFSETVFVDDPERGVIDIYTPSARLPFAGYPCVGAAWLLDVPELVTPAGTVGTRLDGEFSWIEARPEWALPRTLRQYGSAAEVDALEVPPPGEWLYVWAWQDEAAGRVRARGFPGRGDGIEEDEATGAAALQLTAQLGRALNITQGAGSQLLTAPQPEGWVEVGGRVFLEH, encoded by the coding sequence GTGACTGACTACGACGTGCTGCGCGTGTTCTGCGGCCCCGGCGAGCGCCACGGAAACGCCCTGGCGGTCGTACGCGACGGCTCCCGAATGCCGCAACGCGACGACCGCCAGGCCTTCGCGGCCCAACTCGGCTTCAGTGAGACGGTGTTCGTCGATGACCCCGAGCGCGGGGTCATCGACATCTACACCCCCAGCGCACGCCTCCCCTTCGCCGGCTACCCCTGCGTCGGCGCGGCCTGGCTCCTCGACGTACCAGAACTCGTCACCCCCGCAGGCACGGTGGGCACCCGCCTGGACGGCGAGTTCAGCTGGATCGAGGCCCGCCCCGAGTGGGCCCTGCCGCGCACGCTGCGCCAGTACGGCTCGGCAGCCGAGGTCGACGCACTGGAGGTGCCCCCACCGGGGGAGTGGCTCTACGTCTGGGCCTGGCAGGACGAGGCAGCGGGCCGTGTCCGAGCCCGAGGCTTCCCAGGCCGAGGCGACGGCATAGAGGAGGACGAGGCAACGGGCGCGGCAGCCCTCCAGCTGACAGCCCAACTGGGCCGAGCCCTGAACATCACCCAGGGCGCGGGCTCCCAACTCCTGACGGCACCACAGCCGGAGGGATGGGTAGAGGTAGGCGGCAGGGTGTTCCTGGAGCACTGA
- a CDS encoding zinc-ribbon domain-containing protein → MIIFGTKGYLYQLAILTVMCGRCGNPAAHTLKKRVTKFTLFFVPLFPFSTKYMTQCTFCGAETKISKEQAEQLQAQGTNGPGGQAYGQGQPHQQQPYQS, encoded by the coding sequence ATGATCATCTTTGGCACCAAGGGATACCTCTACCAACTCGCGATACTGACGGTGATGTGCGGCCGCTGCGGCAACCCCGCCGCGCACACCCTCAAGAAACGCGTCACGAAGTTCACGCTGTTCTTTGTGCCGCTCTTCCCGTTCTCGACGAAGTACATGACGCAGTGCACCTTCTGCGGCGCGGAGACGAAGATCAGCAAGGAGCAGGCGGAGCAGCTGCAGGCACAGGGCACGAACGGACCCGGCGGCCAGGCGTACGGACAGGGACAGCCGCATCAACAGCAGCCGTACCAGTCCTGA
- the map gene encoding type I methionyl aminopeptidase, translating to MSGQSLLVPGELSPTRPVPGNIRRPEYVGKPAPTPYKGPEVQTPETIEAMRFAGRIAARALAEAAKKIAPGVTTDELDRVAHEYMCDHGAYPSTLGYRGFPKSLCTSVNEVICHGIPDSTVLRDGDIINLDVTAYIGGVHGDNNATYLVGEVDEESRLLVERTRESLNRAIKAVKPGRQINVIGRVIESYAKRFGYGVVRDFTGHGINSSFHSGLIVPHYDNPNATTVMQPGMTFTIEPMLTLGSYEYDMWDDGWTVVTKDRKRTAQFEHTLVVTESGAEVLTLP from the coding sequence ATGTCTGGCCAGTCGCTGCTCGTACCAGGGGAGCTCTCTCCCACCCGTCCCGTCCCGGGAAACATCCGGCGTCCCGAGTACGTGGGCAAGCCCGCCCCGACGCCGTACAAGGGTCCGGAGGTGCAGACCCCCGAGACGATCGAGGCCATGCGGTTCGCCGGGCGGATCGCCGCGCGGGCGCTGGCCGAGGCCGCGAAGAAGATCGCGCCGGGGGTGACGACGGACGAACTGGACCGGGTCGCCCATGAGTACATGTGCGACCACGGGGCCTACCCGTCCACGCTCGGTTACCGCGGTTTCCCCAAGTCCTTGTGCACCTCGGTCAACGAGGTGATCTGCCACGGCATTCCGGACTCCACGGTGCTGAGGGACGGCGACATCATCAACCTCGATGTGACGGCGTACATCGGCGGGGTGCACGGCGACAACAACGCCACGTATCTCGTGGGCGAGGTGGACGAGGAGTCGCGGCTGCTCGTCGAGCGCACCCGCGAGTCCCTGAACCGTGCCATCAAGGCCGTCAAGCCCGGCCGGCAGATCAATGTCATCGGGCGGGTCATCGAGTCGTACGCGAAGAGGTTCGGCTACGGGGTCGTACGGGACTTCACGGGGCACGGGATCAACTCGTCGTTCCACTCCGGGCTGATCGTTCCGCACTACGACAACCCGAACGCGACCACCGTCATGCAGCCCGGGATGACGTTCACCATCGAGCCGATGCTCACGCTGGGCTCGTACGAGTACGACATGTGGGACGACGGGTGGACGGTCGTGACGAAGGACCGTAAGCGGACGGCTCAGTTCGAGCACACGCTGGTCGTCACCGAGAGTGGGGCCGAGGTTCTTACGTTGCCCTAG
- a CDS encoding TetR/AcrR family transcriptional regulator, whose protein sequence is MAQKSAQPSQKPAPNSTRRSERSRRAIYAAALTLVGEVGYAKTTIEGIAARAGVGKQTIYRWWPSKADVLLEAFLDLSEQASELAVKEGQEPYEFPDTGDLAADLKFVLRATVDELLNPRFEAPSRALAAEGVVNEQLGAVFVAKLLEPSLQLYVQRLRAAQDQGAVRPEIDPRIALELFVSPLAQRWLQRTGPISYEYVDTLVDYALHGLAPR, encoded by the coding sequence ATGGCCCAGAAGTCCGCCCAGCCCTCGCAGAAGCCCGCCCCCAACTCCACCCGCCGCAGCGAGCGATCCCGGCGTGCCATCTACGCCGCCGCCCTCACCCTCGTCGGCGAGGTCGGTTACGCCAAGACCACCATCGAGGGCATCGCCGCCCGCGCCGGAGTCGGCAAGCAGACGATCTACCGCTGGTGGCCGTCCAAGGCCGACGTACTCCTCGAGGCCTTTCTCGATCTGAGCGAGCAGGCCTCGGAACTGGCCGTGAAGGAAGGACAGGAGCCCTACGAATTCCCGGACACCGGCGACCTCGCGGCAGACCTCAAGTTCGTGCTGCGCGCCACCGTCGACGAACTGCTCAACCCCCGGTTCGAGGCGCCGAGCCGCGCACTGGCCGCCGAGGGAGTCGTCAACGAACAACTCGGCGCAGTCTTCGTGGCCAAGCTCCTCGAACCCTCGCTCCAGCTCTACGTTCAACGCCTGCGCGCCGCTCAGGACCAGGGCGCCGTACGCCCCGAAATCGACCCGCGCATCGCCCTGGAGCTCTTCGTCTCACCCCTCGCCCAGCGCTGGCTCCAGCGCACGGGGCCGATCTCGTACGAGTACGTCGACACCCTCGTCGACTACGCGCTCCACGGCCTCGCCCCGCGCTGA
- a CDS encoding serine hydrolase domain-containing protein, giving the protein MPSLAATRGAERRGQLSAPRLRPGTPERAGLDPDELAQLVREVRELTSGDPPWAAGAVVIAGRGPLIAVEEAAGWAVRYAAYDEDTGRGLELPRSAWVPVSVHTPFDLASLTKLFTSVAAVQQLERGTLGIDARVAAYLPDFTAAAEHGITVRQLLTHTSGLRPELPLYDCRSNAARLDLLRAEAPVSEPGEEQTYSDLNMLLLQHVLERTTGRPLDVLVREGITRPLGMTATRFGPCPAAAATEDQRRPWAKADRGMLRGVVHDENAWAVGGVAGHAGLFSTARDLAVFCRTLLVGGSYGTARVLSPDYVELLFTPPGLGFALDQPWFMGELAGRGAAGHTGFTGTSLVLDPATDTFLVLLTNAVHPRRRPAPDNGPRAAAGTRLAGAVRGM; this is encoded by the coding sequence GTGCCGTCCCTGGCAGCGACGCGCGGAGCTGAAAGGAGAGGACAGCTGAGCGCACCGAGACTGCGCCCCGGCACACCGGAACGTGCCGGGCTCGATCCCGATGAACTGGCTCAACTCGTACGGGAGGTCCGCGAACTCACCAGCGGGGACCCGCCCTGGGCCGCCGGCGCCGTGGTCATCGCCGGACGCGGCCCATTGATCGCCGTCGAGGAGGCCGCCGGCTGGGCGGTGCGATACGCCGCCTACGACGAGGACACCGGCCGCGGCCTCGAACTGCCGCGCAGCGCATGGGTTCCGGTGAGCGTGCACACGCCCTTCGACCTCGCGTCCCTGACCAAGCTCTTCACGAGCGTCGCCGCCGTCCAGCAACTGGAACGCGGCACGCTCGGCATCGACGCGCGCGTGGCGGCGTACCTCCCGGACTTCACGGCCGCGGCCGAACACGGCATCACCGTACGGCAGTTACTCACCCACACCTCCGGGCTGCGCCCCGAACTCCCGCTGTACGACTGCCGGAGCAACGCGGCACGGCTGGACCTGTTGCGGGCGGAGGCGCCGGTGTCGGAGCCGGGCGAGGAGCAGACGTACTCCGACCTCAACATGCTCCTCCTCCAGCACGTCCTGGAACGGACCACCGGCCGCCCGCTCGACGTCCTCGTACGGGAGGGGATCACCCGGCCGCTCGGGATGACGGCGACCCGTTTCGGGCCGTGCCCGGCTGCGGCGGCCACCGAGGACCAGCGAAGACCCTGGGCCAAGGCGGACCGCGGCATGCTGCGCGGCGTCGTCCACGACGAGAACGCCTGGGCTGTCGGCGGCGTCGCCGGCCACGCCGGCCTCTTCTCAACCGCCCGCGACCTGGCGGTCTTCTGCCGCACGCTACTCGTGGGCGGCTCGTACGGCACTGCCCGCGTCCTCAGCCCCGACTACGTCGAGCTGCTGTTCACCCCACCCGGGCTGGGCTTCGCACTCGACCAGCCATGGTTCATGGGGGAGTTGGCGGGCCGGGGAGCAGCCGGGCACACGGGCTTCACCGGTACGTCGCTGGTGCTGGACCCGGCAACGGACACGTTCCTGGTACTGCTGACGAACGCGGTCCATCCGCGACGGCGCCCCGCCCCGGACAACGGCCCGCGAGCCGCGGCGGGGACGCGGCTGGCGGGGGCGGTGCGGGGGATGTGA
- a CDS encoding small ribosomal subunit Rsm22 family protein yields the protein MNVPLSPDDSLRTALAGLVDGLPPRVAAQAVERLIANYRGRTPTDAPVLRDRSDVVAYAAYRMPATYEAVCSALEAFAEAVPGWVPAGHVDVGGGTGAATWAVSATWAGERAVTVLDWAEPALAVGREIAAANPELKAAEWQRSRIGAALTIESTDLVTISYVLGELTETDRAAVVDAAAASGQAVVVVEPGTPDGYARVIAARDRLIDAGFHIAAPCPHSATCPIVPGQDWCHFSARVSRSSLHRQVKGGSLPYEDEKFSYVAAARFPTTPAPARVVRRPQIRKGQVLLDLCDTEERLRRETVTKRHGPLYRAARDVDWGDGWPPSGA from the coding sequence GTGAACGTCCCACTATCCCCTGATGACTCCCTGCGCACCGCCCTGGCCGGGCTCGTCGACGGACTGCCGCCGCGGGTGGCCGCTCAGGCGGTCGAGCGGTTGATCGCGAACTATCGGGGGCGTACGCCGACGGATGCGCCGGTGTTGCGGGATCGTTCCGATGTGGTCGCGTATGCGGCGTACCGGATGCCGGCGACGTACGAGGCGGTGTGCTCGGCGTTGGAGGCCTTCGCGGAGGCGGTGCCCGGGTGGGTGCCCGCCGGTCATGTGGATGTCGGGGGCGGGACCGGGGCGGCGACCTGGGCCGTGAGCGCCACCTGGGCGGGGGAGCGGGCGGTTACCGTGCTCGACTGGGCCGAGCCCGCGCTGGCGGTCGGGCGTGAAATCGCCGCCGCCAACCCGGAGTTGAAGGCGGCCGAGTGGCAGCGCTCTCGTATTGGAGCGGCGCTCACGATCGAGAGCACTGATCTCGTGACGATCTCGTACGTCCTCGGCGAGCTGACCGAGACCGACCGTGCCGCCGTCGTCGACGCCGCCGCGGCCTCCGGCCAGGCCGTCGTGGTCGTCGAGCCCGGCACCCCCGACGGCTACGCCCGCGTCATCGCGGCCCGCGACCGCCTCATCGACGCCGGCTTCCACATCGCGGCCCCCTGCCCCCACAGCGCGACCTGTCCCATCGTCCCCGGCCAGGACTGGTGCCACTTCTCGGCCCGGGTCAGCCGTTCCTCCCTGCACCGGCAGGTCAAGGGCGGCTCCCTGCCCTACGAGGACGAGAAGTTCAGCTACGTAGCCGCCGCCCGCTTCCCGACGACTCCGGCTCCGGCCCGCGTGGTCCGTCGCCCGCAGATCCGCAAGGGCCAGGTGCTCCTAGACCTCTGCGACACCGAGGAGCGCCTGCGACGCGAGACGGTGACGAAGCGCCATGGCCCGCTGTACCGGGCGGCTCGCGACGTGGATTGGGGCGACGGGTGGCCTCCCTCGGGGGCGTAG